One window of the Niallia circulans genome contains the following:
- the gap gene encoding type I glyceraldehyde-3-phosphate dehydrogenase, with the protein MTVKVGINGFGRIGRLAFRKIMENPELEVVAINDLTDTKMLAHLLKYDSSQGTFQGEIEVHEGYFLVNGQKVVTTAERNPADLKWGELGVDTVIESTGFFTTKEKAEAHIQAGAKNVVISAPATGEMKTVVYNVNHDVLDGTETVISGASCTTNCLAPMAQVLQNKYGIVSGLMTTIHAYTGDQNTLDAPHPKGDFRRARAAAENIIPNSTGAAKAIGLVLPELQGKLDGAAQRVPVKTGSLTELVTVLDKKVTVEEINAAMKEAANESFGYTEEELVSSDIIGISYGSLFDATQTKVITVGDQQLVKTVAWYDNEMSYTNQLVRTVKHFAQLATK; encoded by the coding sequence ATGACAGTAAAAGTAGGTATTAACGGTTTTGGACGTATCGGACGTTTGGCATTCAGAAAAATCATGGAAAACCCAGAATTAGAAGTGGTTGCAATTAATGATTTAACTGATACTAAAATGCTAGCACATCTTTTAAAATATGATTCATCTCAAGGAACTTTCCAAGGTGAAATCGAAGTACACGAAGGTTATTTCTTAGTAAATGGTCAAAAAGTTGTTACAACTGCTGAAAGAAACCCAGCTGATCTTAAATGGGGAGAACTTGGTGTAGATACAGTTATCGAATCTACTGGTTTCTTCACAACAAAAGAAAAAGCAGAAGCTCATATTCAAGCAGGTGCTAAAAATGTAGTTATCTCTGCTCCAGCAACTGGCGAAATGAAAACAGTTGTTTACAATGTTAACCATGATGTTCTTGATGGAACTGAAACAGTTATTTCTGGTGCTTCTTGTACTACTAACTGTCTTGCTCCAATGGCACAAGTTCTTCAAAACAAATATGGTATCGTATCTGGTTTAATGACTACAATTCATGCTTACACAGGCGACCAAAATACTTTAGATGCTCCACATCCAAAAGGTGACTTCCGTCGTGCTCGTGCAGCTGCTGAAAACATTATTCCTAACTCAACTGGTGCTGCAAAAGCAATCGGTTTAGTATTACCTGAATTACAAGGTAAATTAGACGGTGCTGCTCAACGTGTTCCAGTTAAAACTGGTTCATTAACAGAGCTTGTAACTGTTCTTGATAAAAAAGTTACAGTTGAAGAAATCAACGCTGCAATGAAAGAAGCTGCTAACGAATCTTTCGGTTACACTGAAGAAGAGCTTGTTTCTTCTGATATTATCGGAATTAGCTATGGTTCATTATTCGATGCAACTCAAACAAAAGTTATCACTGTTGGTGATCAACAACTTGTTAAAACAGTTGCTTGGTATGACAACGAAATGTCTTACACTAACCAATTAGTAAGAACTGTTAAGCACTTTGCGCAACTTGCAACAAAATAA
- a CDS encoding sugar-binding transcriptional regulator — MVSFIEIQKRLLPDLLTVMQKRYYILQYIKNMQPVGRRSLAVSLGLTERVLRSEVEFLKEQQLIHISNIGMTVTSIGEEVLESLSSVMREVTGINEMEQLLQRKLGINRVIIVAGDSDHSPWVKKELGLATANCMKSLLKGNNIIAVTGGTTMSSVAEALTPNIADGELLFVPARGGIGEDVKNQANTICSMMADHTASKHRVLYAPDEVSEEMYKSISTDPRISEVLKLIRSANLLVHGIGEALTMANRRNTSKSDLEKIKNAEAVGEAFGYYFNEEGEVVHKVQTIGLRLEDLSTVPNIIAVAGGASKSKAIRAYLKEAPTSTILITDEGAAKKLI; from the coding sequence ATTGAGATTCAAAAAAGATTATTACCTGATTTACTTACAGTTATGCAAAAAAGGTACTATATTCTGCAATATATCAAGAATATGCAGCCTGTCGGAAGAAGAAGTCTGGCAGTGAGCCTAGGACTGACCGAAAGAGTCTTGAGAAGTGAAGTCGAGTTTTTAAAGGAGCAGCAGCTTATACATATTTCAAACATCGGCATGACAGTCACTTCGATAGGGGAAGAAGTGTTGGAAAGTCTTTCTAGTGTAATGAGAGAAGTAACGGGTATTAACGAAATGGAGCAGCTACTGCAAAGAAAACTAGGTATTAACCGAGTTATCATTGTAGCTGGAGACAGTGATCACTCTCCATGGGTAAAAAAAGAATTAGGACTTGCCACAGCAAATTGTATGAAATCTCTTCTAAAGGGAAATAATATCATCGCAGTTACTGGTGGGACTACTATGTCCTCTGTTGCAGAGGCACTGACGCCTAATATTGCAGATGGGGAATTATTATTTGTCCCGGCACGTGGTGGAATAGGAGAAGATGTCAAAAATCAGGCGAATACAATTTGTTCCATGATGGCAGATCATACTGCATCAAAACATCGGGTTTTATACGCTCCTGATGAGGTCAGCGAAGAAATGTACAAAAGCATTTCCACAGACCCTCGTATCAGCGAAGTGTTAAAACTCATTCGTTCCGCAAATCTTTTAGTTCACGGCATTGGCGAGGCGCTTACAATGGCGAATCGCAGAAATACCAGCAAAAGTGACCTAGAAAAGATTAAAAATGCAGAAGCTGTTGGCGAAGCATTCGGGTACTATTTTAATGAAGAGGGAGAAGTTGTCCACAAGGTACAAACAATTGGCCTTAGACTGGAAGACTTATCTACTGTACCTAATATCATCGCTGTAGCAGGTGGAGCATCGAAGTCAAAGGCTATTCGTGCTTATCTAAAGGAAGCACCAACTTCAACTATTTTAATAACAGATGAAGGAGCCGCAAAAAAGTTGATATAA